Within the Luteolibacter yonseiensis genome, the region CCGCGTCCTCCGCAACTCCGCGTTTCGATTGATTCAAAACAAAAACCACCCCTGATAGGTGATGGTGGAAATCGAAACCAAGGAGATCAAAAGGCTGTGAACAGGCCTGCGGAGAATAATACAAACCCGATATTCCTCCGCGTCTTTCTCCGCGACCTCCGCATCTCTGCGTTTCGATTGATCCAAACCCCATTCACTCCAGCGACTGCTTCAGCGCCTTCGCAAACCCGGGACCGGCGGCGGTTTCCTCGTGCTTGTAATAAACGAAGGCATCCGACCATTTCCCATCCTGCTCCCGGATGAACCGCGCCTGATCGCGGATGTCGCCCTCCCGGTAGTCGAGGCGGCGCGGCCGGAGGTAGCCGAAATCCGCCGTGGCGATCCGCGGGGTGGCGAGGTCTTCCGATTCCGCGATGCAAAGCGCGGCATTGGCCTCCGCCAGCGTGTCGAACACCCCGTCGGTGAACCACGATTCATGCCGGAATTCGAACGCCGCCCGCAGGCCCTTCGGCAGCGCCCGCACGAACTCCCCCAGTAAAACCGCATCCGCCTTGAACGTCTCCGGAAGCTGGAACAACACCGGCCCGAGCTTCCCGCCCAATCCCTTCACCGCGTCGTGGAATTCGTTCACCGTGTCGCCACAGCCACGCAGCTTGGCGAAATGGGTGACCCGCTGCGGAGCCTTGAGGCTGAACCGGAAATCCTCCGGCGTCTCGTCCCGCCAACGGCCAATGGTCTTCGCGCTCGGCATGCTGCGGAACGTGTAGTTCACCTCCGTGCTGCGGAACTCCGCCGCGTAGAAAGCCAGCATCTTCGCCGGAGCCATCTTCTCCGGATAGAATTTGCCCTTCCATTCCGGATACTGAAATCCCGAGGTGGCGATGTATGGTTTCATCTGGGAAAGTAGGGGGGGCCTCAGTGGCTGCAACTTCTTTCGTCCTGCGGTGGTCAGCCGCGACCATTCTTAACGAAAATGTTACCATGCGAGGACTGCCCCCGCCGACTGACCCCTCGTCAGACGAATTCCGTTCGGCAAAGGCCAACGGGTAAGAGAGTTCGCCCACCTCCTGTCATCTGCCGCTGTGGACAGCCCTCTGTCACCGCTGTCCGGCACGCGACCTCTGAAAACTCTGCGGAGAACGATTGGCGTGTCGCCATCAAGGCTCGGCTAACAACCCTCCAGTCCGAGATGGTCGAACTCAAAACCAGTCGGAAGCCATGATTCGGCGATATGAATTCTTGACCACTGACATCGTTTAAGATCAAATTTAGCAGGTCGTTTTTTAAAAATAATTACCAATGAATCGAGGAAACGATATTGAAAGTATTGTTCAGGATATCTGCAATCTACGGTTTTTTGCTGACTTCACGTATCGCAGTCCAAAATATAAAAAAGCTGATGGTCAAGAGAAAGAAGCGGCTGATATTCTCGTAATACTTGATAGTAAGATTCTTGTGATTCAGATCAAGACCAAAAAGGTAAAAATGGAAGGTGGGGTATTAGGTGAAATAGAAATGCGAAGAATCACCTCAACAATGGAAAAAGGCATTCGTCAGTTCAGAGCACTCGCCGAGGCGCTGCAAAGGCCGGATTTTAATATATTGGTTAATTCCAGAGGTGTTAAAATTGAATTTAAAAGAGAATCGATCAAAGATATAATATTGTTGCTAATCATGGATCCATTTTGTGAAGATGGGGACTTGGGGCAATTGTTTCGACCCTCGCGTACTTGTATGGTGGAGGAGGGTGCAGAAATTCCACTTCATATTTTTTCATTACATCAGTTTCACGTTCTTGCGTCGCTTGCGGATACTCTGCCCGACTTCCTGCAATTTCTTGAGGTATCATGGGCGCTTCATTCGCTCAAGTTGCTGAAACCATCGATTGATCCTGTGGACGAATGGAAAATGCAGACATTCGAAAAACAAATAATTTCCTCGGCGGTTAAATCTATGGAGCCACTCGGTATATTGGGCAGAGAAGAGGAGCATTCGAACTTGTTGATGTTGCTAGAAGAAAAAGAAAAAAATAGTTATCTAATAGATATTTTAATTGAAAATTTGAGTAATGGTGTGGGGAAAAACTGGAAAATTGATTCACGGCTGGATAAAATTGCTAATTTAGTTGAGCCTCCTAATTCTCAAGCTGCTAACAATGCGCTAATTCCGCTGCTGGCTCGCTTAAAGCGAAGCTACCGAGTAGAGGTGATTAAGTGCTACCTTGAAAAGGTAGCGCGATGCAGGACGATGCCGAAGGAAAGTTCATTTGGCGGAGTAATATTTGAAGGATTTGAAGAAGGTTATCTTTTGTTCGCGAGCAGACGGGATTTCGAAGTAGTTCATATGGATATAATGGCAATAGGTTGGGAGTTTTGTCGGAAGAATAAATTGAAAAAGTCTATCTGTATCTTTGGTTGCAAAGTTGATGAGTGCGATCAGCCCTTAGGCGTGCTGATGATCGAGTTTGAAAATGATTTAAACCTGCTGAATTTTGGTGATTTCGATCCTCAGTTATTTGATGCGCAAGAGTATCGCACTATTTGAGAAAAATTCTGCTGTGGACAATTGATTTGGGTTGAGGACGCTGCGGACTTCGCCGCTCCTTGTTTCACCGAACAGATACCATGTGCGAAGTACTCCCTCCCGCCTGCCCCTCAGCAAGGCAGGGCTCAAAAGGCTTCACTGCCGCACGGAGGAGTCGAGAGCGACGATCAGGGCGCGCCTGATATCGTGGTTTAGTTGATATTCGATGCAAACGAACGAACGTTAGGGAGTCGAACCCTACTCTGCGGCAATAATCAAGGAAGCAGCAGAAGCCTCTTCCCTGATTGTCGCCGCCGCTCTACCGATAAGCTAACGCCCGCTTACAACTGACTCGACGATACTCGCGGACTCACTTTCGTCGAGTCCAAACTCCATTAGTAGTTTCTGTCGCAGCGCGTTTCTGTATCTGGTTGGGTTCTTCTGATATCTCTTCAGTTCTCGGAATGGGCCACTCTTAGCGATTTCAACGAGAGTTGCATCTGGGGGGCGCGATTCGGAGCAAATTCTAGCTGCAATAGATTTTACTGCTCGAGTGAAGAGATCAAAGTCTCCGTAGTCAAGCTGATCGTATTCTTTTGGAGGCAGGTGCTCACTGTCGATATTCATCAGTGCTCGGAGCTTGCTCCTCTGATTCTTGAGCCGCTGGTCGTTCTCCTCGATATGTGAGAAACGATTTCGTATCAAACGATAGTATTCACATGTCTCGCGATCTTTTTCGCAATCTTTTCGAAAAATCAATTGAAGATTTGAAAGAACACGGTGAAAGAGTGATTCACCGTCCTTTTTTTTGGGCCATTCAGACGAAGCGCTGTGCTCCGTAAGGTAGGCATTCAAAAAATCTTCGAGTTGTGCATGAACTGTCACGACAAACATTTGTGCAAGGCGATGAGATAACAGAGACTCATCTACATCGTGCAAAATCATGCCGTGGAGCTTGGCCGTACCTGACAGCCATTCACGCGGATCATTATTTTGCTGAAGCTCTTCGGATAAGAGGTCGACAGCGAGGGTAGCATAGCCACAAATCGCATCGATTTTTCCTAGGTTGCTCGTCAAGCGTCTATAGCAGGGGTATCGAAAGGCCATCTGTCGCGTTATTCGATGCTTGGCATGACCATCTTAAATAGGCGGCGGGCGTCAAAATGTTCGATAATTTGGTCGTGGCACGTTGAAAAAATTTCAGCATCGGGTCGGCCTGAGTGCATTGCTTCGCTCAAAGAGCTATAAACTTCACACAGAGTTGGAAATCTGTCTTTGAATGAGGTTGATAGAGTGGCTTTGTAGGCTTCTCCAAGCTCATCGCCTGTTGGCCGCAATGTATTTATCATTGCTTCGGCGACTTCGGGGACGGACTTCCAAAATTGCTCAACGAATACCCGCATTAGGAATATGCCTGCAAGGGTTTGGCCCGCGTGATTTGCGATAATCGCGTTTCTGAAGTTGGAAGAGTGTTGTTTGGGGATGAACGACGGCAATCCGATTGTTTCAAATGGATCGCGTCCGCATAACGTGAATTTATCGTTGTTTCTCCGAATTAGAAATCGCATCGGCTCCTTCTTGCAGTTTTGGCACTGGTAAGACACTGATAGCCACTGATCGGTCATCACAAGTTTTGAATTCTCGACAAAGGCTCCAACTGGATTGAATGGGCCTCTTTCGTCGCAATGATTACAGGTCGTTTTAATGGTTGGTAATAAATACTTTTGCGCGTCTTGATTATTCAGATGGAAAATTTCAGTCGCTACGCCAGCAAGTGCAGCAGCATTTGAAGGAAACCATCCACATTGCGGATATTGGTTTAATTCGGCCTGAAATTTACTTAGGGGCGGGGCTGATCCTCTCGCTCCACCACCGCCCATTAGCGGCCTGCTGGCAATTGCTTGTGCTCTTCTGTGATTTTCCGATGCGATGGAATCGAGGCATGAAAAATCTACCTTTACGGACTGATAAAGATGTTTCTCTGACAGGAGTATCTTCAACGATTCGGAGATAGCTTGCCCGACTCGTTGCATTGTTGACAGTTCTTTTGGCATCGTGCTCCTTTAAGCCGGGACGTAAACCTCCGCACCCACCTCTGCGAATTTCTTGGATTTTTCAGCCATGCCTTTTTGAATGGCTTCTTCCTCGGAAATCGCTTGTTCCGCAGCATATTGGCGGGCGTCTTCGCTGATTTTCATCGAGCAGAAGTGCGGGCCGCACATCCAGCAGAAGTGGGCGGTTTCCGCACCGTCCTGAGGGAGGGGCTCGTCGCGGAAGGAGCGGGCGGTGATGGGGTCAAGTGAAAGATTGAACTGGTCTTCCCAACGAAATTCGAAGCGGGCCTTGCTGAGGGCGTAGTCGAGGTATTGGGCACCGGGGGGGGCTTTGGCGAAGTGGCTGGGAAGTGGGGAGGATGGAATGAGGGAGATCATTGGGTTTTAGGGAGACTTTCAGAAGTCAGTTAGAGAGGCAACAGGGAAGTGGGGATGCGGTCTGGGGCCGCGAGTGATGGGACTATGGAACTTATGCAGTGGGACCTATGGGCGACGGGGGCTACTAATCTTTTCTCCGATACTCCAGCCTGGCCTTGGTCATGTTTTCGCGGAGGCCGCCTTTTTTGAGGAAGTCTTTTTCCAGACGTTTGATCTGCTGGTCGAGGAGGTAGCCGGCTTGGTGGATGAGGCAGATGGCGATGTTTGCCAGAACTTCCGGCGGGCGGGTGTCCATGTAGGTCCTATAGGTCTCATAGGACTCATCTTTGGTTTTGCCCAGCTTGCGGACGTAAAGGGCTTCTCTGGAGTTTTTATCCCAGAGGGGGTGGTCGCGGACACGGAGGTAATCCTGGTAGTCGAGGAGCAGTTCCTCAAGACTCGCCCGAGCAACGTTGGTGAGCTTCAGCTCCATCTCGGTGGAGGTGGTGGAGGCCTTGCTGCCTTCGGCGATGTTCTGTTTGCCGGAGCGGGCGGACTGGACCATCTGGTCGATGGTGCGGTCTCCGCGGTTGAGGAATCTTTCACAGAAGCGGAAGGTGAAGTCGTAGATGACTTCGGATTTCCGGTAGGAGAGGAGCTCCTTGTAGTTGCCGCCAGGGGGGAGGAAGCCGGGGGGATCTTCGGGGGAGGGCATGGTCGTGCGACAGGACTGGTGAAAAATAGGTCCTATGGGACTTATAGGACCTATTTTTTCAGTCAAGCTGGCACTTTGACTAAGCAGGCACGTAGACCTCCGCCCCTGCTTCCGCGAATTCCTTGGATTTTTCCGCCATGCCTTTTTGGATGGCTTCTTCTTCGGAGATCGCCTGTTCCGCGGCGTATTGGCGGACGTCTTCGCTGATTTTCATCGAGCAGAAGTGGGGGCCGCACATGGAGCAGAAGTGGGCGGTTTTCGCGCCGTCCTGCGGGAGGGTCTCGTCGTGGTAGGAGCGGGCGGTGATGGGGTCGAGGGAGAGGTTGAACTGGTCTTCCCAACGGAATTCGAAGCGGGCCTTGCTGAGGGCGTTGTCGCGGTATTGGGCACCGGGGTGGCCTTTGGCGAGGTCGGCGGCGTGGGCGGCGAGCTTGTAGGTGATGACGCCGACTTTCACGTCGTCCTTGTTCGGCAGGCCGAGGTGTTCCTTCGGGGTGACGTAGCAGAGCATGGCGCAGCCGTACCAGCCGATCATGGCGGCGCCGATGCCGCTGGTGATGTGGTCGTAGCCGGGGGCGATGTCCGTGGTCAATGGTCCGAGGGTGTAGAAGGGGGCCTCATGGCACCACTCGAGCTGCTTGGCCATGTTTTCCTCGATCATGTGCATCGGGACGTGGCCGGGGCCTTCGTTCATGACCTGGCAGCCCTTCGCCCAGGCGCGGGTGGTGAGTTCGCCCTGCACCTCGAGTTCGCCGAACTGGGCCTTGTCATTCGCATCCGCGATGGAGCCGGGGCGGAGGCCGTCGCCGATGGAGAAGGAGACGTCGTAGGCGGCGCAGATGTCGCAGATCTCGTCCCAGTGGGTGTAGAGGAAGTTTTCCTTGTGATGGGCGAGGCACCACTTCGCCATGATGGAGCCACCGCGCGAGACGATGCCGGTCATGCGGCTGGCGGTCATTGGCACGAAGCGCAGCAGCACGCCGGCGTGGATGGTGAAGTAGTCGACGCCTTGCTCGGCCTGCTCGATGAGCGTGTCGCGGTAGAGTTCCCAGGTGAGGTCCTCGGCCTTGCCGTTCACTTTTTCAAGCGCCTGGTAGATCGGCACGGTGCCGATGGGGACGGGGGAATTCCGCAGGATCCACTCGCGGGTGGCGTGGATGTTCTTGCCGGTGGAGAGGTCCATCACGGTGTCCGCGCCCCATTTCGTGGACCAGCGCATTTTTTCCACCTCTTCCTCGATGGACGAGGCGACGGCGGAGTTGCCGATGTTCGCATTGATCTTCACGAGGAAATTCCGGCCGATGATCATCGGCTCGCACTCCGGGTGGTTCACATTGAGCGGGATGATGGCGCGGCCCGCGGCGATCTCGCTGCGGACGAACTCGGCGGTGATCTCCTTGGGGATGCGCTGTGGGAAGCGGCCGAAAATGGAAGGGGTGTAGGGGCTGTTCGGGTTCTGCGTGGAGCCCTCGTGCTGCTTGTCCAGGTGG harbors:
- the thiC gene encoding phosphomethylpyrimidine synthase ThiC, which encodes MISTDETTGAPAPETHDASLAPLPASTRVYVNGEIHPQVRVPMREISLSDTKSFNGRIEKNESVRVYDCSGPWGDPEFKGSSEEGLPPLRRDWIIARGDVEAYEGRAVQPQDNGYLTEKHVEFASKSERANKFVEFPGLTADRRQPLRATGKPVTQKYYADQGIITPEMEFVAIRENMRRAKIADLKEDIVRNHLDKQHEGSTQNPNSPYTPSIFGRFPQRIPKEITAEFVRSEIAAGRAIIPLNVNHPECEPMIIGRNFLVKINANIGNSAVASSIEEEVEKMRWSTKWGADTVMDLSTGKNIHATREWILRNSPVPIGTVPIYQALEKVNGKAEDLTWELYRDTLIEQAEQGVDYFTIHAGVLLRFVPMTASRMTGIVSRGGSIMAKWCLAHHKENFLYTHWDEICDICAAYDVSFSIGDGLRPGSIADANDKAQFGELEVQGELTTRAWAKGCQVMNEGPGHVPMHMIEENMAKQLEWCHEAPFYTLGPLTTDIAPGYDHITSGIGAAMIGWYGCAMLCYVTPKEHLGLPNKDDVKVGVITYKLAAHAADLAKGHPGAQYRDNALSKARFEFRWEDQFNLSLDPITARSYHDETLPQDGAKTAHFCSMCGPHFCSMKISEDVRQYAAEQAISEEEAIQKGMAEKSKEFAEAGAEVYVPA
- a CDS encoding four helix bundle suffix domain-containing protein; protein product: MPSPEDPPGFLPPGGNYKELLSYRKSEVIYDFTFRFCERFLNRGDRTIDQMVQSARSGKQNIAEGSKASTTSTEMELKLTNVARASLEELLLDYQDYLRVRDHPLWDKNSREALYVRKLGKTKDESYETYRTYMDTRPPEVLANIAICLIHQAGYLLDQQIKRLEKDFLKKGGLRENMTKARLEYRRKD
- a CDS encoding DUF72 domain-containing protein yields the protein MKPYIATSGFQYPEWKGKFYPEKMAPAKMLAFYAAEFRSTEVNYTFRSMPSAKTIGRWRDETPEDFRFSLKAPQRVTHFAKLRGCGDTVNEFHDAVKGLGGKLGPVLFQLPETFKADAVLLGEFVRALPKGLRAAFEFRHESWFTDGVFDTLAEANAALCIAESEDLATPRIATADFGYLRPRRLDYREGDIRDQARFIREQDGKWSDAFVYYKHEETAAGPGFAKALKQSLE